One genomic region from Candidatus Atribacteria bacterium ADurb.Bin276 encodes:
- the lon gene encoding Lon protease, producing MNTDLELKSEQLRWYCEPESLGFEYTSELCSYNEFIGQERAIRSIEFGLDLERPGYNLFLTGITGTGRVGAIKYCIAKKIKDQQAKRILPQIFDWCYIFNFGSPDRPRVLKIPAGEGKKLSIRLENLLKNIKEILPKAFAGEEYKNQKQILIDEEQRKNRQIIQELERMALQENFAFRMTSMGPILVPLVDGKPMTQEQYIALSETEKETIEERRRTLLNEINNNFEKIHELEIELKNKISDLDYRIADFAITPLFKECIQPYEDQPEIVQFIDFIKKYTLTYLQYFRDSQEATTAPQLFPFQRLQDPFLPFKINILVDNSDRDEPPVIFESHPNWTNLFGRIERKAMMGTYYSDHTMLKPGSLHLANSGYIIMYFRDLIMNPGVWEGLKRALKNHEIKIEDPWEQFGLVAPQGLTPEPHPFNAKVILVGDDMVYRLLTLYDEDFKDLFKVKADFDFQLDKNNDVIHSFACYVKKICENENLLPFENSGVARLLEHASRRVSHQDKLVSQFGYLKDIVVESDHWARQDHSEKVTRSHVERTLKERKNRHNQIEDKIQELIDQGIVLIDIENEVIGQINGLSVYELGDYSFGKPSRITVKTYLGRQGLINIERESRMSGKIFDKGILIISGYLGHTFAQDKPLSISASICFEQSYEGVEGDSASLAETCAILSSLGEIPIRQNIAVTGSINQKGEVQAIGGVNQKIEGFFQLCKNRGLTSKQGVIIPASNIQNLMLDDEIIQAVREGLFHVFAVKNVDEAIEILTGMKAGKLLDDGTYEPGTIKAQVDEKIRIANEKLKKISEMKENEKKDVSNAADQ from the coding sequence ATGAATACTGATTTAGAACTAAAATCCGAACAACTCCGATGGTATTGTGAACCAGAAAGCCTTGGTTTTGAATATACCTCAGAATTATGTTCTTATAATGAATTTATTGGGCAGGAGAGAGCTATCCGATCAATTGAATTTGGTCTGGATTTGGAGAGACCTGGATATAATTTATTTTTGACTGGTATTACAGGAACAGGAAGAGTCGGAGCCATCAAATATTGTATTGCGAAAAAGATCAAAGACCAGCAAGCCAAGAGAATCCTTCCCCAAATTTTTGATTGGTGTTATATTTTTAACTTTGGTAGTCCAGATCGACCTCGGGTGTTAAAAATTCCAGCCGGAGAAGGTAAAAAGCTATCAATACGTTTAGAAAATCTTTTAAAGAATATCAAAGAAATCCTTCCCAAGGCTTTTGCCGGAGAAGAATACAAAAATCAGAAACAAATTTTGATAGATGAGGAGCAAAGAAAGAATCGGCAAATCATTCAGGAATTAGAACGGATGGCTCTCCAGGAAAATTTTGCTTTTCGTATGACTTCTATGGGGCCAATCTTGGTTCCATTGGTCGATGGGAAACCAATGACACAAGAGCAATATATTGCTTTATCTGAAACCGAAAAAGAAACCATAGAAGAAAGACGGCGAACGCTATTAAATGAAATTAACAATAATTTTGAGAAAATTCATGAGTTAGAAATAGAGCTTAAAAATAAAATTTCCGATCTTGATTATCGCATTGCTGATTTTGCCATAACCCCCCTTTTTAAGGAATGTATCCAACCCTATGAAGACCAACCGGAAATCGTTCAGTTTATTGATTTTATAAAGAAATATACTCTTACTTATCTCCAGTATTTTCGAGATTCCCAAGAAGCAACCACGGCACCACAGCTTTTTCCCTTTCAAAGATTACAAGATCCTTTTTTGCCTTTTAAGATTAATATATTGGTTGATAATTCCGATCGGGATGAACCGCCAGTTATTTTTGAGTCCCACCCCAACTGGACTAACTTGTTTGGTCGAATTGAACGAAAGGCAATGATGGGAACTTATTATAGTGACCATACTATGCTGAAGCCCGGATCTCTCCATTTAGCAAACAGTGGATACATCATCATGTATTTCCGCGATTTGATTATGAATCCTGGTGTGTGGGAAGGCTTGAAAAGAGCGTTAAAAAACCATGAAATTAAAATCGAGGATCCTTGGGAACAGTTTGGCCTGGTTGCACCGCAAGGATTAACTCCTGAACCTCACCCTTTTAATGCAAAAGTAATTCTGGTTGGAGATGATATGGTTTACCGATTACTTACCCTTTATGACGAAGATTTTAAAGATTTGTTTAAAGTGAAGGCTGATTTTGATTTTCAGTTAGATAAAAATAATGATGTCATTCATTCTTTTGCTTGTTATGTAAAAAAAATATGTGAGAACGAAAATCTTCTTCCTTTTGAAAATTCAGGAGTTGCCCGTCTTTTAGAACATGCTTCCCGAAGAGTTTCTCATCAAGATAAGCTAGTATCCCAGTTTGGTTATCTCAAAGATATAGTGGTTGAATCTGATCATTGGGCAAGACAAGATCATTCTGAAAAAGTAACTCGGAGTCATGTGGAACGAACCTTAAAGGAAAGAAAAAACCGCCACAATCAAATCGAGGATAAAATTCAAGAATTGATTGATCAGGGAATAGTTTTAATCGATATTGAAAATGAAGTTATTGGTCAGATCAATGGACTGTCAGTTTATGAATTAGGTGATTATAGTTTTGGAAAGCCTTCAAGAATAACCGTAAAGACTTATTTAGGTCGGCAAGGTTTAATAAATATTGAACGTGAATCTCGGATGAGTGGGAAAATTTTCGATAAAGGAATATTAATTATAAGTGGGTATTTAGGTCATACATTCGCTCAAGATAAGCCACTTTCGATATCAGCCAGTATCTGTTTTGAACAGTCCTATGAAGGAGTTGAAGGAGACAGTGCTTCGTTAGCAGAAACCTGTGCCATTCTTTCAAGTCTCGGTGAGATTCCAATTCGACAAAATATTGCTGTAACTGGATCTATTAATCAAAAAGGAGAAGTACAAGCCATTGGAGGAGTAAACCAAAAAATTGAAGGGTTTTTCCAATTATGTAAAAATCGCGGATTGACTTCAAAGCAAGGAGTGATTATTCCTGCCAGTAATATTCAAAATCTGATGTTAGATGATGAAATTATTCAAGCAGTTCGGGAAGGTCTTTTCCATGTTTTTGCAGTAAAAAATGTTGATGAAGCTATAGAAATTCTCACTGGAATGAAGGCGGGAAAACTTCTTGATGATGGAACCTATGAACCCGGAACAATTAAAGCTCAGGTTGATGAAAAAATAAGGATAGCCAATGAGAAATTGAAAAAAATTTCTGAGATGAAAGAAAACGAGAAAAAAGATGTATCAAATGCAGCTGATCAATAA
- a CDS encoding Bacterial cellulose synthase subunit: MRFKNDRCLVFLGIFLFIGLFFLSLPIINSAFAQIPNTIVWNLTDFVGQENDIRLEGHKASYSFFLPNFKGVNWDETRLALKIWFSEALNPESRVSLLINDQLVYTRLLKNIPLQPDWVAYLDILIPETALKTNERFIKIEIQPTLFIGNHLGEDISSGNLWIIIKKESFITFKTKTDWIPQTIDDFLKSIKETITLILPPQPWSDHMLQSYFTLYAFLHKIHREQPFRIQTIIAPSQLSSADSKQSYQIYLLENSVSDYQLYGKKLFLTAEGVKTISAELHRFMIGTSGKTFYSTEEKKSFQPQKITFSHLGYSSFKLEGFGNMEKNLRFYYSDLSKYPTSLTLRLFFNHTPLPSDFKGEALIKLSINSQPVYSQRLDAKSGGQLFPIDLYLSAPLLKPVNTLTFGLSYYPDEEDYRLGMMPFEGFFSEDSYFQVKSGNHAAILSSWKPITAVPGNKIKMVLPSELDENTLHIAAEILSSIQLYNSRLIPVEIIFGGTHPNNLLSPSSIAIGWNPNYYPEMWNYHWTNFIQIPKLIEHTLSSSEYLNLNLLQKIPAAIYNITIPFGQFVHQFFFSFLSYPIPVQTNRSENHLLIIVSPEIIPNYLSSTVFFESGQMVLKDSIQSQANLTTSLNEPISCLVFFYQNHIPVILFTTSGQKSIAENYFKKHFNPKTTFLGISGNLVIFEKNGIIDATFPENSPTNDPDKSQGFFSQFTSNQRILFLIILGIIIALVIIFYYQKNHLTSSDN; encoded by the coding sequence ATGCGGTTCAAAAATGATCGGTGCCTTGTTTTTTTAGGTATTTTTTTATTCATAGGTTTATTTTTCCTTTCCCTGCCAATCATCAATTCAGCTTTTGCTCAAATACCAAACACTATAGTCTGGAATTTAACCGATTTCGTTGGGCAGGAAAACGATATCCGATTAGAAGGACATAAAGCTTCTTATAGCTTTTTTTTGCCCAACTTTAAAGGAGTAAACTGGGATGAAACTCGGCTAGCTTTAAAAATTTGGTTTTCAGAAGCATTAAATCCAGAAAGTCGAGTGTCCCTTCTCATCAATGATCAATTAGTCTACACCCGGCTTTTAAAAAATATCCCATTACAACCCGATTGGGTTGCCTATCTTGATATCCTAATTCCTGAAACCGCTTTAAAGACGAATGAACGCTTCATAAAAATTGAAATTCAACCAACTCTTTTTATTGGTAACCACCTTGGTGAGGATATTTCTTCTGGAAATCTCTGGATTATCATCAAAAAAGAAAGCTTTATAACCTTTAAAACGAAAACCGATTGGATTCCCCAAACTATTGATGACTTTCTGAAAAGTATTAAAGAAACAATAACTCTAATTCTTCCTCCCCAACCTTGGTCGGATCACATGCTTCAATCCTATTTCACCCTCTATGCTTTTCTTCATAAAATTCATCGAGAACAACCTTTTCGAATCCAAACTATTATTGCTCCTTCTCAACTTTCCTCCGCAGATTCTAAACAAAGCTACCAAATATATCTTTTAGAAAACTCTGTAAGTGATTATCAACTTTATGGGAAAAAACTTTTTTTAACCGCTGAAGGAGTAAAAACTATATCAGCTGAATTACACAGGTTCATGATTGGTACCAGCGGAAAAACCTTCTATTCCACCGAAGAAAAAAAATCTTTCCAGCCTCAAAAAATAACTTTCTCCCATTTAGGATATTCTTCTTTCAAGTTAGAGGGATTTGGTAATATGGAGAAAAACCTTCGTTTTTATTATTCTGACCTTTCAAAATATCCAACTTCATTGACTCTTCGGCTTTTTTTTAACCATACTCCACTTCCTTCAGATTTTAAAGGAGAAGCTCTGATCAAGTTGTCGATAAACTCTCAGCCGGTTTACTCTCAACGTTTAGATGCCAAGAGCGGTGGTCAGTTATTTCCCATTGACCTCTATCTATCAGCTCCACTTCTTAAACCAGTAAATACCTTAACCTTCGGATTAAGCTATTATCCCGATGAAGAGGATTACCGACTGGGAATGATGCCTTTCGAGGGCTTTTTTTCTGAAGACTCGTATTTCCAGGTAAAAAGCGGTAATCATGCTGCCATTTTGTCCAGCTGGAAACCTATTACTGCTGTACCCGGCAACAAAATTAAAATGGTACTTCCTTCTGAGTTGGATGAAAATACCTTGCACATTGCTGCAGAAATTCTCTCCTCAATTCAGCTTTATAATTCAAGGCTGATCCCAGTGGAAATCATTTTTGGGGGAACCCATCCTAATAATCTCCTTAGCCCATCTTCAATCGCTATCGGTTGGAATCCGAATTATTACCCAGAAATGTGGAATTATCATTGGACAAACTTCATACAAATACCAAAGCTGATCGAACACACTTTATCATCTTCAGAATACCTCAATCTTAATCTTCTCCAAAAAATACCTGCTGCCATTTATAATATTACTATTCCCTTTGGTCAATTTGTCCATCAATTTTTCTTTTCTTTCTTATCATACCCCATACCAGTTCAGACCAATCGGAGTGAAAACCATCTTCTTATAATCGTAAGTCCGGAAATAATTCCTAATTATCTTTCTTCAACGGTTTTCTTTGAATCCGGCCAAATGGTTTTGAAAGATTCAATCCAAAGCCAAGCAAACCTTACCACCAGCCTGAATGAACCAATAAGTTGTTTGGTATTTTTTTATCAGAATCACATTCCAGTGATTCTTTTTACAACATCTGGCCAAAAATCGATTGCTGAGAACTATTTTAAGAAACATTTCAACCCCAAAACCACCTTTTTGGGCATCTCGGGAAATTTAGTCATTTTTGAAAAAAATGGAATTATTGATGCAACCTTTCCGGAAAATTCTCCAACCAATGATCCTGATAAATCTCAGGGATTTTTTTCTCAATTTACCTCTAATCAAAGAATTCTTTTTCTCATTATTCTCGGTATTATTATTGCCTTAGTGATAATTTTTTATTATCAAAAAAACCATTTAACAAGCAGTGACAATTGA
- a CDS encoding heat shock protein GrpE has translation MTRQKEDEINKDGDIRMNNQKEEPKVVNKNDTSGCDEISLEELKNICEEYRNNAEEYQKKSEEYLKNLKSLKAEFENYRKRERQFRDSFIKSSNRDLMLKILPVMDDMDNAILESKKNEVHQSYVEGAELIYRKLLNILEKEGVRQITTLGEKFDPKYHEAMMTISSPDYEDYAIVDELRKGYMLNEEVLRAAQVSVNRWDKNEKER, from the coding sequence ATGACAAGGCAGAAAGAGGATGAAATAAATAAGGACGGTGATATTAGAATGAACAACCAGAAGGAGGAACCGAAGGTCGTTAATAAAAATGATACATCGGGTTGTGATGAGATTTCTTTGGAAGAATTAAAAAATATTTGTGAAGAATACCGTAACAACGCCGAAGAATACCAAAAGAAATCAGAAGAATATTTGAAAAACTTAAAATCATTAAAGGCAGAGTTTGAAAACTATCGGAAGAGGGAAAGGCAATTTCGGGATAGCTTTATAAAATCATCCAATAGAGATTTAATGCTCAAAATCCTTCCGGTAATGGATGATATGGATAATGCCATTCTTGAAAGTAAAAAAAATGAAGTCCATCAGTCTTACGTAGAAGGAGCTGAGCTAATCTATCGCAAACTTTTAAATATTTTGGAAAAAGAAGGAGTTCGACAGATAACCACCCTGGGTGAAAAGTTTGATCCAAAGTATCATGAGGCAATGATGACGATTTCATCCCCTGATTATGAGGATTATGCGATTGTCGATGAGTTAAGAAAAGGATATATGTTGAATGAAGAAGTTTTACGTGCAGCTCAGGTATCGGTTAATCGTTGGGATAAAAATGAGAAAGAAAGGTAA
- the dnaK gene encoding Chaperone protein DnaK, giving the protein MAKVIGIDLGTTNSVVAYMEGGQPTIIPNKEGSRLTPSIVAFTKNGEILVGQLAKRQAITNPKNTIYSIKRLMGRRYDDPEVEKARKVLPYEIVPGKHGEAAVKIGDRVYTPPEISAMILKKMKEDAEEFLGEKITEAVITVPAYFNDNQRQATKDAGKIAGLEVKRIINEPTAASLAYGLGKGKEEVIAVYDLGGGTFDISILEIGEGVFEVKSTSGDTFLGGDDFDRRVMDYIIEEFRKDQGIDLRGDQMALQRLKEAAEKAKIELSGSLQTEVNLPFITADASGPRHLVMTITRAKLEQLTADLIERTFEPCERAMKDAGLKPENIDTVILVGGMTRMPKVEEVVKRIFQKEPKRGVNPDEVVSDGAAIQAGVLKGEVKDVLLLDVTPLSLGIETLGGVFTRIIERNTTVPVSKSQVFTTAADNQTTVEIQVLQGERPLAKDNNSLGKFQLSGIPPAPRGVPQVEVKFDIDADGILHVSAKDLATNKEQAITIKASSGLSKEDIDRMLRESELHAEEDKKKQEEIELKNQAENLTYSVEKTLRESGGKLSAETKSKAEAALNDLKEAVKGDDVADIRRKMDELQSTSHALAQELYRQTSGQQGPGEAAGAKAETSSDTNKENDNVVDADYKVVDDDQK; this is encoded by the coding sequence ATGGCAAAAGTAATCGGTATTGATTTGGGAACAACCAATTCTGTTGTGGCTTATATGGAGGGTGGTCAACCAACCATTATACCCAATAAAGAAGGTTCTCGTTTAACACCCTCAATTGTTGCATTTACTAAAAATGGCGAAATATTGGTTGGTCAGTTAGCCAAAAGACAAGCAATAACCAATCCAAAGAATACCATTTATTCTATAAAGCGTTTAATGGGTCGACGTTATGATGATCCAGAGGTTGAAAAGGCGCGTAAAGTACTTCCTTATGAAATTGTACCCGGAAAACATGGAGAAGCTGCTGTAAAAATTGGAGATCGAGTATACACTCCTCCCGAAATATCAGCAATGATATTAAAGAAAATGAAAGAGGATGCCGAGGAATTCTTAGGAGAAAAAATAACCGAAGCAGTTATCACTGTCCCGGCGTACTTTAATGATAATCAGCGTCAGGCAACCAAGGATGCTGGGAAAATTGCCGGACTTGAAGTAAAAAGAATCATAAACGAACCAACCGCAGCTTCATTGGCTTATGGTTTGGGAAAGGGAAAAGAGGAAGTCATAGCCGTGTATGATTTAGGTGGCGGGACTTTTGATATTTCAATTCTTGAAATTGGTGAAGGTGTGTTTGAGGTAAAATCCACCTCGGGAGATACATTCCTTGGTGGTGACGATTTCGACCGAAGAGTAATGGATTACATTATTGAAGAGTTTCGTAAAGATCAAGGCATCGATCTTCGGGGAGATCAAATGGCTCTGCAGCGTTTAAAAGAAGCCGCTGAAAAAGCCAAAATTGAATTATCCGGTTCGCTCCAAACCGAAGTGAATTTACCCTTTATTACTGCCGATGCATCTGGGCCTCGACATTTAGTGATGACTATCACTAGAGCAAAATTAGAGCAGTTAACCGCAGATCTTATTGAACGTACCTTTGAACCCTGTGAACGGGCAATGAAAGATGCTGGCCTTAAGCCAGAAAACATTGATACAGTCATTTTAGTTGGTGGTATGACCCGAATGCCAAAGGTAGAAGAAGTCGTCAAAAGGATATTCCAGAAAGAACCAAAACGTGGAGTCAATCCCGACGAAGTAGTTTCTGATGGAGCAGCTATTCAAGCTGGAGTATTAAAAGGAGAAGTAAAAGACGTTCTTCTGCTAGACGTAACTCCACTTTCTTTGGGAATTGAAACTTTGGGAGGAGTTTTTACTCGTATCATTGAGCGGAATACGACAGTGCCGGTTTCGAAGAGTCAAGTTTTTACCACAGCTGCTGATAATCAAACAACAGTTGAGATTCAGGTGCTCCAGGGAGAGCGGCCTTTAGCAAAAGATAATAATTCTCTTGGAAAATTTCAGCTGTCTGGAATTCCACCGGCACCACGGGGAGTTCCTCAGGTTGAAGTCAAGTTTGATATTGATGCTGATGGAATTCTCCATGTATCGGCCAAAGACTTGGCGACTAATAAAGAACAAGCCATAACAATAAAAGCTTCCAGTGGTTTATCGAAAGAAGACATTGATCGTATGTTGCGAGAGTCAGAACTTCATGCCGAAGAGGACAAGAAAAAGCAAGAAGAAATTGAGTTGAAAAACCAAGCAGAAAACCTGACCTATTCAGTAGAAAAAACCTTGAGAGAGTCAGGAGGCAAGTTGTCAGCTGAAACGAAGAGTAAAGCTGAAGCTGCTTTGAATGACCTCAAGGAAGCTGTGAAAGGTGATGACGTTGCTGATATTCGACGTAAAATGGATGAACTCCAATCAACTTCTCATGCTTTAGCTCAGGAGCTATACCGACAAACCTCTGGCCAGCAGGGTCCTGGTGAGGCAGCGGGAGCAAAAGCTGAAACAAGTTCGGATACGAATAAAGAAAATGATAATGTGGTTGATGCAGATTATAAAGTAGTTGATGATGATCAGAAGTAA
- the dnaJ_2 gene encoding Chaperone protein DnaJ has translation MEIIKGDLCMKKDYYEVLGVNRNASLEEIKKSYRRLARQYHPDANPGNKDTVEKFKEINEAYQVLSDTEKRTTYDRFGHAAFDSRAQAGYGGGGFGQDFDPFGDFGSFGDIFDMFFGSSTGSRRRDSASRPTKGANINVDVTLEFEEAAFGVEKEIEYSRIEFCKECQGVGGKKKVSCPHCRGTGEIKHTQTSIFGSIVTSRICNFCHGKGYVAEDTCQKCHGSGKVKTTRKLKLKFPAGVDSGYRLRVSGEGEAGENDGPAGDLYVSITVKPHKILERKGKNLFFDAEVTYTQLVLGDEIEVPTIQGMEKIKISPGTDTHSVLKLRGKGLVDPSNGSRGDQFVQLKLRIPRRLTGEYKKLMEQLAELEGQEKNKKSGGIFERIKEAFTSTEG, from the coding sequence ATGGAAATAATTAAAGGTGATTTGTGCATGAAAAAGGATTATTACGAAGTTTTGGGAGTGAATCGTAACGCTTCCTTAGAAGAGATAAAGAAATCCTATCGAAGGCTGGCAAGACAATACCATCCTGATGCCAATCCTGGAAATAAAGATACGGTTGAAAAATTTAAAGAAATCAATGAAGCCTACCAAGTTCTTTCTGATACGGAAAAGCGGACTACTTATGATCGTTTTGGCCATGCCGCTTTTGACTCCCGTGCTCAAGCCGGTTATGGTGGAGGAGGTTTTGGGCAAGACTTTGATCCGTTTGGAGATTTTGGAAGTTTTGGTGACATCTTTGATATGTTTTTTGGAAGTTCTACCGGATCACGACGAAGAGACTCAGCATCCCGTCCAACGAAAGGGGCAAATATCAATGTTGATGTTACGCTTGAATTTGAAGAAGCCGCTTTTGGAGTGGAGAAAGAAATTGAATATTCAAGAATAGAATTCTGTAAGGAATGCCAGGGAGTTGGTGGGAAAAAGAAAGTCTCCTGTCCTCATTGTCGAGGTACCGGAGAAATTAAACATACTCAAACTTCAATTTTTGGTTCAATAGTGACTTCACGTATTTGTAATTTTTGTCACGGAAAAGGTTATGTCGCTGAAGATACTTGTCAGAAATGTCATGGTTCAGGGAAGGTGAAAACGACCCGGAAACTAAAATTAAAATTTCCAGCTGGAGTTGATAGTGGCTATCGACTTCGAGTATCCGGGGAAGGAGAAGCCGGGGAAAACGATGGTCCAGCTGGGGATTTGTATGTTTCAATAACAGTAAAACCACATAAAATCTTAGAGAGGAAAGGCAAAAATCTCTTCTTTGATGCCGAGGTGACTTATACCCAGCTAGTTTTAGGTGATGAAATCGAAGTTCCTACCATACAAGGCATGGAGAAAATTAAAATTTCACCCGGGACGGACACTCATTCAGTTTTAAAGTTAAGAGGTAAGGGTTTAGTTGATCCAAGTAACGGTTCACGGGGTGACCAGTTTGTTCAACTCAAGCTTCGCATACCAAGACGATTAACCGGTGAATATAAAAAACTGATGGAGCAATTGGCCGAATTAGAAGGTCAGGAAAAAAATAAAAAATCAGGTGGAATTTTTGAACGAATAAAAGAAGCTTTCACCAGCACTGAAGGTTAG
- the rsmE gene encoding Ribosomal RNA small subunit methyltransferase E → MSRFYYHPEINQSTILALSHEESLHLKTNRIQPETEILLSDGLGSLYSGIFKGFVSQLAQVEVVGKVKKEDNAYQLWIWQPLLKNWSRLEWLIEKLVEVGVSGIGIFYCERCVRERISSTKEERWRKIIIEAAKQSGRIRFPILKVITNWSDFLTHCRSNNLNTIIGDFSSSESISDYLKEQSSFSLQIIVGPEGDFSEGEKEQLHSLPKVCFLRFSNQILRSETAALYASIVSIASLESKHENCY, encoded by the coding sequence ATGAGTCGATTTTATTACCATCCAGAAATAAACCAATCAACTATTCTTGCTCTTAGCCATGAAGAAAGTCTTCACCTCAAAACCAATCGAATTCAGCCTGAAACCGAGATTCTGTTATCAGATGGATTAGGTAGTTTATATTCAGGCATATTTAAAGGATTTGTTTCGCAATTAGCCCAAGTCGAAGTTGTTGGAAAGGTAAAAAAAGAAGACAATGCTTATCAGCTGTGGATATGGCAACCTCTTCTAAAAAATTGGTCCCGTTTAGAATGGCTCATAGAAAAATTGGTCGAAGTTGGTGTTTCTGGTATTGGAATTTTTTATTGTGAGCGATGTGTTCGTGAACGTATTTCTTCAACGAAAGAAGAACGTTGGAGAAAGATTATTATCGAAGCAGCGAAGCAATCAGGAAGAATACGTTTTCCTATTCTTAAAGTGATTACAAATTGGTCTGATTTTCTCACTCACTGCCGAAGCAATAACCTGAATACTATTATTGGTGATTTTAGTTCCTCGGAATCAATATCGGATTATTTAAAAGAACAAAGTTCATTTTCTTTGCAAATTATTGTTGGCCCGGAAGGTGATTTTAGTGAAGGTGAAAAAGAACAGCTTCATTCTCTTCCCAAAGTTTGTTTTTTAAGATTTTCCAACCAAATTCTACGAAGTGAAACTGCTGCTTTATATGCCAGTATTGTGAGTATAGCCAGCCTGGAATCGAAACATGAAAATTGCTATTAA
- the mtaB gene encoding Threonylcarbamoyladenosine tRNA methylthiotransferase MtaB: MKIAIKTLGCRVNQSESDILAALLKSEDISLVPFEDQADWYIINSCAVTKMSEKKTRQWISRALRNNETSQVILIGCYSPLYTRQFPLPQPRLQVIDSPEKIKKVMEKLNLPWDDSFSEKVIPETKRARVWLKIEDGCDHFCNYCIVPHLRGAVRSEEPEKIIHQAIHLERKGVHEIVLCGINLGRYDFGSNHTTLIELLEELIRATNIVRYRLSSIEPFLIDKKFLDRYFSLIPRVCPHFHIPLQSGSDEVLLKMGRGYTTQFYRELVELIRSYDRNIAISTDIIVGFPGESEKLFTETIEFCQEIGFSRAHVFVYSPRPFTPASQWDKIEGVPFQAKKDREAQLLKIIYNSQIKYYRSFIGKTLSVLVEATTENHVVTGYSDNYIPVRGEGILASDYGRILPIFIQGEQDRILLGKAIQNQYTV; the protein is encoded by the coding sequence ATGAAAATTGCTATTAAAACTCTCGGATGTAGAGTAAATCAGTCAGAAAGTGATATTCTTGCTGCACTATTAAAAAGTGAAGATATTTCTTTGGTTCCTTTCGAGGATCAAGCTGATTGGTACATTATTAATAGCTGCGCAGTGACCAAGATGTCGGAAAAAAAAACTCGTCAATGGATCAGCCGAGCTTTAAGGAATAATGAAACATCACAAGTTATTCTTATTGGGTGTTATAGCCCTTTGTATACCCGTCAATTTCCACTTCCTCAGCCTCGTCTCCAGGTTATTGATTCTCCAGAGAAGATCAAAAAGGTAATGGAAAAACTCAATTTACCTTGGGATGATTCTTTCTCAGAAAAAGTCATACCAGAAACCAAACGGGCTCGGGTCTGGTTAAAAATCGAGGATGGATGTGATCATTTCTGCAATTATTGTATTGTACCCCACCTCCGTGGTGCTGTTCGGAGTGAAGAACCAGAAAAAATAATTCACCAAGCAATTCATTTAGAAAGAAAAGGTGTTCATGAAATTGTTTTGTGTGGTATTAACTTAGGAAGGTATGATTTTGGGAGTAATCATACTACCCTGATTGAATTACTGGAAGAATTGATAAGAGCAACCAATATCGTTCGCTATCGTTTAAGTTCTATTGAGCCGTTTCTGATTGATAAAAAGTTTTTGGATCGATATTTTTCTTTGATCCCTCGAGTATGCCCGCATTTTCATATCCCTCTCCAAAGTGGGAGTGATGAAGTTTTATTAAAGATGGGAAGGGGTTATACCACTCAATTTTATAGAGAACTAGTAGAATTAATTCGGAGTTATGATAGAAATATAGCAATTAGTACTGACATTATTGTAGGATTCCCTGGGGAATCGGAAAAACTGTTTACTGAAACAATTGAATTTTGTCAGGAAATCGGTTTTTCCCGTGCTCATGTTTTTGTTTATTCTCCACGTCCTTTTACTCCTGCTTCCCAGTGGGATAAGATTGAAGGGGTTCCTTTTCAAGCCAAAAAAGACCGAGAAGCACAGTTATTAAAAATTATTTACAATAGCCAAATCAAATATTATCGGTCTTTTATTGGAAAAACATTATCAGTATTGGTTGAGGCAACCACTGAAAACCATGTGGTAACTGGTTATTCTGATAATTACATACCAGTTCGAGGGGAGGGAATTTTGGCTTCTGATTATGGAAGGATTCTTCCTATATTTATCCAGGGAGAACAGGATAGAATTTTATTAGGGAAAGCTATTCAAAACCAATATACTGTATAA